One part of the Leclercia sp. LSNIH1 genome encodes these proteins:
- the hslR gene encoding ribosome-associated heat shock protein Hsp15 has product MKEKPSEGVRLDKWLWAARFYKTRALAREMIEGGKVHYNGQRSKPSKLVELNATLTLRQGNDERTVIVKNVTEQRRPAVEASTLYEETAESVEKREKMAQARKLNALTMPHPDRRPDKKERRDLIKFKNGENE; this is encoded by the coding sequence ATGAAAGAGAAACCCTCTGAAGGGGTAAGACTGGATAAATGGTTATGGGCTGCCCGCTTTTACAAAACGCGCGCCCTCGCCCGCGAAATGATTGAAGGCGGCAAGGTGCATTACAACGGGCAGCGCAGCAAGCCGAGCAAGCTCGTGGAGCTGAACGCCACCCTGACCCTGCGTCAGGGCAACGACGAGCGGACGGTGATCGTGAAGAACGTAACCGAACAACGTCGCCCGGCAGTGGAAGCCAGCACCCTGTACGAAGAGACGGCAGAAAGCGTGGAGAAGCGCGAAAAGATGGCGCAGGCGCGAAAGCTGAATGCCCTGACCATGCCGCATCCCGACAGACGCCCTGACAAGAAAGAACGTCGCGATCTGATTAAATTTAAAAATGGCGAGAATGAGTGA
- a CDS encoding DNA utilization protein HofM: MVFKTWRTGVHIQQDKVLAVALVRRKSGWGLRRWWQLPLAEGVIRDGQILQPEQLAAALREWRQWLPYQHQVLLAFPAARTLQRTFPRPAITLRDSEETAWIGAALSRELEMAPDALRFDYAEDTFSQGYQVTAAQNKEIATLLELARVLRLRLAAITPDAGALAHFLPFVDAPAQCVAWRDRDQWLWAMRHQWGRRGLAEAPDVESLAALLALRVEEIACCDMRSFDPWNVLSHRQPPLPENGADFSVALALALATGGYAR; encoded by the coding sequence ATGGTATTTAAAACATGGCGAACAGGCGTTCATATTCAACAGGATAAGGTGCTGGCCGTCGCGCTGGTACGCAGAAAGTCGGGCTGGGGGCTGCGCCGCTGGTGGCAGCTCCCCCTCGCGGAGGGTGTTATCCGCGACGGGCAAATTCTTCAGCCCGAACAACTGGCTGCAGCGCTGCGCGAGTGGCGACAGTGGCTGCCTTACCAGCATCAGGTACTTCTCGCCTTTCCGGCCGCCCGCACCCTGCAACGCACCTTTCCGCGCCCGGCGATAACCCTGCGCGACAGCGAAGAGACGGCCTGGATTGGCGCGGCCTTGAGCCGCGAGCTGGAGATGGCACCCGATGCCCTGCGTTTTGATTATGCGGAAGATACGTTCAGCCAGGGGTATCAGGTTACCGCGGCACAAAATAAAGAGATCGCCACGCTGCTGGAGCTGGCCCGGGTGTTGCGTCTGCGGCTGGCCGCGATCACACCCGATGCCGGGGCGCTGGCCCATTTTCTGCCTTTTGTAGACGCGCCTGCCCAGTGCGTTGCCTGGCGCGATCGGGATCAATGGCTATGGGCGATGCGTCACCAGTGGGGCAGGCGTGGGCTGGCGGAGGCGCCCGATGTTGAAAGCCTTGCAGCCCTGCTGGCGCTAAGGGTTGAGGAGATCGCCTGCTGCGATATGCGCAGTTTCGACCCCTGGAACGTGTTGTCCCACCGGCAACCGCCGCTGCCTGAAAATGGCGCGGATTTTAGCGTCGCACTGGCGTTAGCGCTGGCGACGGGAGGCTATGCGCGATGA
- the nudE gene encoding ADP compounds hydrolase NudE: MSKPLQKPTILNVETVAKSRLFNVESVDLEFSNGVRRVYERMRPSTREAVMIVPIVDEHLILIREYAVGTESYELGFSKGLIDPGESVYEAANRELKEEVGFGAKELTFLKKLSMAPSYFSSKMNIVLAEDLYPESLEGDEPEPLPQVRWPLAHLMDLLEEPDFNEARNVSALFLVREWLKGQGRL; encoded by the coding sequence ATGAGCAAACCCTTACAAAAGCCCACTATCCTGAATGTGGAGACCGTCGCCAAATCGCGGCTGTTTAACGTTGAGAGCGTGGACCTGGAGTTCAGTAACGGCGTGCGCCGCGTCTACGAGCGTATGCGTCCCTCCACGCGCGAAGCCGTCATGATTGTGCCTATTGTCGACGAGCATCTGATCCTGATCCGCGAATACGCGGTGGGAACGGAATCTTATGAGCTGGGCTTCTCCAAAGGACTTATCGATCCCGGCGAGTCGGTTTATGAAGCTGCGAACCGTGAACTGAAAGAAGAGGTAGGTTTTGGCGCAAAGGAGCTTACCTTCCTGAAAAAACTCAGCATGGCGCCCTCCTATTTCTCCAGCAAGATGAATATCGTGCTGGCGGAAGATCTCTATCCTGAATCGCTGGAAGGCGATGAACCTGAACCGCTGCCGCAGGTACGCTGGCCGCTGGCGCATCTGATGGATCTGCTTGAAGAGCCCGATTTTAACGAAGCCCGAAACGTGAGCGCACTGTTTCTGGTGCGGGAGTGGCTGAAAGGGCAGGGAAGGCTGTAG
- the mrcA gene encoding peptidoglycan glycosyltransferase/peptidoglycan DD-transpeptidase MrcA: MKFVKYLLILAVCCILLGAGSIFGLYKYIEPQLPDVATLRDVRLQIPMQVYSADGELIAQYGEKRRIPLTLNQIPPEMVKAFIATEDSRFYEHHGVDPVGIFRAASVALFSGHASQGASTITQQLARNFFLSPEKTLMRKIKEVFLAIRIEQLLNKDEILELYLNKIYLGYRAYGVGAAAQVYFGKSIEQLTLSEMATIAGLPKAPSTFNPLYSLDRATARRNVVLSRMLSEGYISQTQYDQARSEVIDANYHAPEIAFSAPYLSEMVRQEMVSRYGEQAYEDGYRVYTTISRNIQQGAQQAVRNNVIDYDMRHGYRGPSNVLWKVGESAWSSKKITDTLKPLPGYGPFVAAVVTQANPQEATAMLADGTSVSLRMEGVRWARPYRSDTQQGATPRKVTDVVQVGQQIWVRQVNDAWWLGQIPDVNSALVSIDPHNGAVLALVGGFDFNQSKFNRATQALRQVGSNIKPFLYTAAMDKGLTLASILNDVPISRWDAGAGSDWRPKNSPAEYAGPIRLRQGLGQSKNVVMVRAMRAMGVDYAAEYLQRFGFPAQNIVHTESLALGSASFTPLQVARGYAVMANGGFLVDPFFISKIENDQGGVLFEAKPKIACAECDIPVIYGDTPKSDALNNQDMEDVAISQERQNAAVPMPQLQQANQALVAQTGAQEYAPHVINTPLAFLIKSALNSNIFGEPGWQGTGWRAGRDLQRKDIGGKTGTTNSSKDAWFSGYGPGAVTSVWIGFDDHRRDLGRTTASGAIKDQISGYEGGAKSAQPAWDAFMKIVLDGVPEEPLTPPPGIVTVNIDRSSGQLANGGNSREEYFIEGTQPTHQVVHEVGTTLIDNGETQELF; this comes from the coding sequence GTGAAGTTCGTAAAGTATTTATTGATCCTTGCAGTCTGTTGCATTCTGCTTGGAGCAGGCTCGATTTTTGGTTTGTACAAATATATTGAGCCGCAACTGCCTGATGTCGCTACGCTTCGTGACGTACGCCTTCAGATCCCGATGCAGGTTTATAGCGCCGATGGCGAGCTGATTGCCCAGTACGGCGAAAAGCGGCGTATCCCGCTGACGCTGAATCAAATTCCGCCAGAAATGGTGAAAGCCTTTATTGCCACAGAAGATAGCCGCTTTTATGAGCACCACGGCGTCGACCCGGTGGGGATTTTCCGTGCCGCAAGCGTGGCGCTCTTCTCCGGCCATGCTTCGCAGGGGGCGAGTACCATCACCCAGCAGCTGGCGCGTAACTTCTTCCTGAGTCCTGAAAAAACGCTGATGCGTAAGATTAAGGAAGTCTTCCTGGCGATCCGCATTGAGCAGCTGCTGAATAAAGATGAGATCCTTGAGCTTTACCTCAACAAGATCTATCTCGGCTACCGTGCCTATGGCGTGGGCGCGGCGGCGCAGGTCTATTTCGGTAAATCCATCGAACAGCTGACCCTGAGTGAAATGGCGACCATCGCCGGTTTGCCGAAGGCGCCTTCTACCTTCAACCCGCTCTACTCGCTGGATCGCGCGACAGCACGTCGCAATGTGGTGCTGTCGCGTATGCTGAGCGAGGGCTATATCAGCCAGACGCAGTACGATCAGGCGCGCAGTGAGGTGATTGATGCCAACTATCACGCGCCGGAAATTGCCTTCTCCGCTCCCTATCTGAGTGAAATGGTTCGTCAGGAGATGGTCTCCCGCTACGGCGAACAAGCCTACGAGGATGGCTACCGCGTCTACACCACCATCAGCCGCAACATCCAGCAGGGCGCGCAGCAGGCGGTGCGTAACAACGTCATTGATTACGATATGCGCCACGGCTACCGCGGCCCGTCAAACGTGCTGTGGAAGGTGGGTGAATCCGCCTGGAGCAGTAAAAAAATTACCGACACCCTGAAGCCGCTGCCGGGCTATGGGCCCTTCGTGGCGGCGGTAGTGACCCAGGCCAATCCGCAGGAAGCCACGGCGATGCTCGCCGACGGCACCTCCGTGTCGCTGCGGATGGAAGGGGTACGCTGGGCACGTCCGTATCGCTCTGATACACAGCAGGGCGCGACGCCACGCAAAGTGACCGACGTAGTACAGGTGGGCCAGCAAATCTGGGTCCGCCAGGTTAATGACGCCTGGTGGCTGGGACAGATCCCGGACGTTAACTCGGCGCTGGTCTCTATCGACCCGCATAACGGCGCGGTCCTGGCGCTGGTGGGCGGCTTCGACTTCAATCAGAGCAAGTTTAACCGTGCCACTCAGGCGCTGCGTCAGGTCGGTTCCAATATCAAGCCGTTCCTCTACACCGCGGCAATGGACAAGGGTCTAACCCTCGCCAGTATTCTCAATGACGTGCCGATCTCCCGCTGGGATGCCGGGGCCGGTTCCGACTGGCGGCCAAAAAACTCACCGGCAGAGTACGCGGGTCCGATTCGCCTGCGTCAGGGACTGGGGCAGTCGAAAAACGTAGTGATGGTGCGCGCCATGCGTGCCATGGGCGTCGATTATGCGGCGGAGTACCTGCAGCGCTTCGGCTTCCCGGCGCAGAATATTGTGCATACCGAGTCGCTGGCGCTGGGCTCCGCGTCGTTTACCCCGCTACAGGTCGCCCGCGGTTATGCGGTGATGGCCAACGGCGGCTTCCTGGTCGATCCGTTCTTCATCAGCAAAATCGAGAACGACCAGGGCGGCGTGCTGTTCGAGGCCAAGCCGAAGATCGCCTGCGCCGAGTGTGACATTCCCGTCATCTATGGCGATACGCCTAAGTCAGACGCACTGAACAACCAGGACATGGAGGATGTGGCGATTTCACAGGAGCGGCAAAATGCGGCGGTGCCGATGCCGCAGCTCCAGCAGGCGAACCAGGCGCTGGTCGCCCAGACCGGTGCTCAGGAGTACGCCCCGCACGTGATTAACACTCCGCTGGCGTTCCTGATCAAGAGCGCGCTGAACAGCAACATCTTTGGTGAACCGGGCTGGCAGGGTACAGGCTGGCGTGCCGGTCGTGATTTGCAGCGCAAGGATATCGGCGGCAAAACCGGCACCACCAACAGCTCCAAAGATGCCTGGTTCTCAGGTTATGGCCCGGGCGCGGTCACTTCGGTGTGGATCGGCTTTGACGATCACCGTCGCGATTTAGGTCGTACCACGGCTTCCGGGGCGATTAAAGATCAGATCTCCGGTTACGAGGGCGGAGCCAAAAGCGCGCAGCCCGCGTGGGATGCCTTTATGAAGATCGTTCTTGATGGCGTACCGGAAGAGCCGCTCACGCCACCGCCGGGCATCGTAACGGTCAATATCGATCGCAGCAGCGGTCAGCTGGCTAACGGGGGTAACAGTCGTGAGGAGTATTTCATCGAAGGTACGCAGCCAACGCATCAGGTGGTGCATGAGGTGGGTACAACGTTGATAGATAACGGCGAAACGCAAGAACTCTTCTGA
- the yrfG gene encoding GMP/IMP nucleotidase: MHLDIAWQDVDTVLLDMDGTLLDLAFDNYFWQKLVPETYGEQQGITPLEAQEFIRQQYTAVQHTLNWYCLDYWSERLGLDICAMTTAQGPRAVLREDTVPFLEALKASGKRRILLTNAHPHNLAVKLEHTGLGSHLDLLLSTHTFGYPKEDQRLWQAVAEETGLQPERTLFIDDSEPILDAAAKFGIRYCLGVTNPDSGLAEKSYLRHPGMNDYRRMIPSLTVKETP; the protein is encoded by the coding sequence ATGCATCTTGATATCGCCTGGCAGGACGTTGATACCGTTCTGCTGGATATGGACGGCACGCTGCTGGACCTCGCGTTTGATAACTACTTCTGGCAAAAACTGGTGCCGGAAACCTACGGCGAGCAGCAAGGGATCACCCCGCTGGAGGCGCAGGAATTCATACGCCAGCAATATACCGCCGTACAACATACGCTAAACTGGTACTGTCTGGACTACTGGAGCGAACGCCTTGGTCTGGATATTTGTGCCATGACCACTGCTCAGGGCCCGCGCGCCGTTTTGCGTGAAGATACCGTCCCCTTTCTGGAGGCACTCAAAGCCAGCGGCAAGCGGCGCATTTTGCTGACCAACGCGCACCCGCATAATCTGGCGGTGAAGCTGGAACATACCGGGCTGGGTTCACACCTTGATTTATTACTTTCCACCCACACATTTGGTTATCCGAAAGAGGATCAGCGATTGTGGCAGGCGGTGGCAGAAGAGACCGGCCTGCAGCCAGAAAGAACGTTGTTCATTGATGACAGCGAACCCATTCTGGATGCGGCGGCAAAATTTGGCATTCGTTATTGCCTTGGCGTGACCAATCCTGATTCTGGCCTGGCTGAAAAAAGCTATCTGCGACATCCGGGGATGAACGACTATCGCCGGATGATCCCCTCACTCACCGTGAAGGAGACGCCATGA
- the hslO gene encoding Hsp33 family molecular chaperone HslO, whose amino-acid sequence MAQHDQLHRYLFEQFAVRGELVTVSETWKQILENHNYPLPVKTVLGELLVATSLLTATLKFAGDITVQLQGDGPMSLAVINGNNQQQMRGVARVQGDIPENADLKTLVGNGYLVITISPEEGERYQGVVGLEGDTLAACLEDYFLRSEQLPTRLFIRTGEVDGQPCAGGMLLQVLPAQNAQADDFDHLATLTETIKAEELFTLPANEVLWRLYHEEEVTLYDPQDVEFKCTCSRERCAGALKTLPDEEIDSILAEDGEIDMNCDYCGSHYVFNAMDIAEIRNNASPADPQLH is encoded by the coding sequence ATGGCCCAACACGACCAATTACACCGCTATCTGTTTGAACAATTTGCCGTTCGCGGCGAGCTGGTTACCGTATCCGAAACCTGGAAACAGATCCTGGAAAACCACAACTACCCGCTGCCGGTGAAAACCGTGCTGGGCGAGCTGCTGGTCGCGACCAGCCTGCTGACTGCGACCCTGAAATTTGCCGGTGACATCACCGTGCAGCTGCAGGGTGATGGCCCGATGAGCCTGGCGGTGATCAACGGCAACAACCAGCAGCAGATGCGCGGCGTGGCGCGCGTACAGGGCGATATCCCTGAAAACGCAGACCTGAAAACGCTGGTGGGCAATGGCTACCTGGTGATCACCATCTCCCCGGAAGAGGGCGAGCGCTATCAGGGGGTCGTCGGTCTGGAAGGCGATACGCTGGCAGCCTGCCTGGAAGACTACTTCCTGCGCTCCGAACAGCTGCCGACGCGCCTGTTTATCCGTACCGGCGAAGTCGACGGCCAGCCGTGTGCCGGCGGGATGCTGCTCCAGGTACTGCCAGCCCAGAACGCGCAGGCAGATGATTTCGATCACCTGGCCACCCTGACTGAAACCATCAAAGCCGAAGAGCTGTTCACCTTACCGGCGAACGAAGTACTGTGGCGTCTGTATCACGAAGAAGAGGTGACGCTCTACGATCCGCAGGATGTCGAGTTCAAGTGCACCTGTTCCCGTGAACGCTGCGCGGGTGCGCTGAAAACATTGCCGGATGAAGAGATTGACAGCATCCTGGCAGAAGATGGCGAAATCGACATGAACTGCGATTACTGCGGCTCTCACTACGTCTTTAACGCAATGGACATTGCCGAGATCCGCAACAACGCCTCCCCGGCCGATCCGCAGCTGCACTAA
- a CDS encoding intracellular growth attenuator family protein, protein MSTILIIIAAMLACALIAGWLFRRRSQRRYRLPYLNAFTGASTRKLAAEERSAIEQYLESFNRIQQMPATGASAAPVSLSLNAESNTVLCLTRSITRYGITTDDPNKWRYYLDSIEVHLPPFWEQYINDENSVELIHTDTIPLVIVLNGHSIAEYVQEAPHLALEHVSSTQASIRGEETEQIELLNIRQETHEEYALSRPDGIREALLIVAAFLLFFFCLLSPDVFAPWLAGGGMLLLAAGLWGLFAPPAKNALREIHCLRGTPKRWGLFGENDQDHVNNISMGIIDLIYPRHWQPWLAQDLGQKTDVDIYLDRHVVRQGRYLSLHDEVKNFPLQHWLRSTVIACGAALVLAMLIFLVPLDMPIKFTLSWIKGAQTIEATSVEQLENAGVRVGDTLNLKGTGMCNIHAPGNWNARQSSPFAPFDCSQLIWNDAAPLPLPESDTVNKATALTQALSRQLHPKPEDITRVSPALRSAIQKSGMILLDDFGDIVLKTQDLCAEADECIRLKNALVNLGNSKDWEALVKRATNGRLDGVNVLLRPVSAESLENLVATSTAPFVMRETSRAAQALNSPAPGGFVIVSDEGSDLVDQPYPPVALYDYPAQEQWEEFQRLAQMLMRTPFSAEGIVTGIFTDANGTRHIELHRIPDSAVLWRYIATSLLMLAMVVCIIWNGVMALRRYQRSRTRLAEIQQYYENCLNPKLVPTPESLIG, encoded by the coding sequence ATGAGCACCATTTTAATAATTATCGCTGCTATGCTGGCCTGCGCATTGATTGCAGGGTGGTTGTTCAGACGTCGTTCGCAGCGTCGATATCGCCTGCCTTATCTCAACGCCTTTACCGGGGCGAGCACACGTAAACTCGCCGCCGAAGAGCGCAGCGCGATTGAGCAATATCTCGAGTCGTTTAACCGCATTCAGCAGATGCCTGCGACAGGTGCCAGCGCGGCCCCGGTCTCGTTAAGCCTGAACGCTGAGAGCAATACCGTGCTCTGCCTGACGCGCTCCATTACCCGCTATGGCATTACCACAGACGATCCCAATAAATGGCGCTACTACCTCGACTCCATCGAAGTGCACCTGCCGCCGTTCTGGGAGCAGTACATCAATGATGAAAACAGCGTTGAGCTGATCCACACCGACACTATCCCGCTGGTGATTGTCCTGAACGGCCACTCCATCGCCGAGTATGTCCAGGAAGCGCCGCATCTGGCGCTGGAACATGTCAGCTCAACCCAGGCGTCGATTCGTGGCGAAGAGACAGAGCAGATCGAGCTGCTGAACATTCGTCAGGAGACTCACGAAGAGTATGCCCTCAGCCGCCCGGATGGCATTCGTGAAGCGCTGCTGATTGTCGCCGCCTTCCTGCTGTTCTTCTTCTGCCTGCTGAGCCCGGATGTGTTTGCTCCGTGGCTTGCCGGCGGCGGCATGCTGCTGCTGGCGGCGGGCTTATGGGGATTATTTGCCCCGCCAGCGAAAAACGCGCTGCGTGAGATCCACTGCCTGCGCGGAACGCCAAAGCGCTGGGGTCTGTTTGGCGAAAACGATCAGGATCACGTCAACAACATCTCGATGGGCATTATTGACCTGATCTACCCGCGCCACTGGCAGCCGTGGCTGGCCCAGGATTTAGGGCAAAAGACCGATGTTGATATCTATCTGGACAGGCATGTGGTGCGCCAGGGACGTTACTTATCCCTGCATGACGAAGTGAAAAACTTCCCGCTGCAGCACTGGTTGCGCAGCACGGTGATTGCCTGTGGCGCAGCGCTGGTGCTGGCGATGCTGATTTTCCTCGTGCCGCTGGATATGCCGATTAAATTTACCCTGTCGTGGATCAAAGGCGCCCAGACCATCGAGGCCACCAGCGTCGAGCAGCTTGAAAACGCCGGCGTGCGTGTCGGCGATACGCTGAATCTGAAGGGAACGGGAATGTGTAATATCCACGCGCCGGGCAACTGGAACGCCCGCCAGAGTTCGCCTTTTGCGCCTTTTGACTGCTCGCAGCTGATCTGGAATGACGCGGCCCCGCTGCCGCTGCCGGAATCGGACACGGTTAACAAAGCCACGGCGCTGACCCAGGCCCTGAGCCGACAGCTCCATCCAAAACCGGAAGATATAACGCGAGTCAGCCCGGCGTTGCGCTCCGCCATTCAGAAATCGGGCATGATCCTGCTGGATGATTTTGGCGATATCGTACTGAAGACCCAGGATCTGTGCGCAGAGGCGGATGAGTGCATCCGGCTGAAGAACGCGCTGGTAAACCTCGGCAACAGCAAAGACTGGGAAGCGCTGGTGAAACGTGCCACGAATGGCCGTCTTGATGGTGTTAACGTCCTGCTGCGTCCGGTGAGCGCCGAGTCGCTGGAAAACCTGGTCGCCACCTCTACCGCGCCATTCGTTATGCGCGAAACTTCACGTGCCGCGCAGGCGCTTAACAGCCCGGCACCCGGCGGCTTTGTGATTGTCAGCGATGAAGGCAGCGATCTGGTCGATCAGCCCTACCCGCCGGTAGCGCTGTATGACTACCCTGCGCAGGAGCAGTGGGAAGAGTTTCAACGACTGGCGCAGATGCTGATGCGTACGCCGTTCAGCGCCGAAGGGATTGTCACCGGCATCTTTACCGATGCCAATGGCACCCGTCATATCGAGCTGCACCGGATACCGGATAGCGCCGTTTTATGGCGCTACATTGCCACTTCGCTGCTGATGCTGGCGATGGTGGTCTGCATTATCTGGAACGGCGTGATGGCGTTACGCCGCTACCAGCGCTCGCGCACCCGCCTGGCGGAGATCCAGCAGTACTACGAAAATTGCCTCAATCCGAAGCTTGTTCCTACCCCTGAGAGCCTGATCGGATAA
- a CDS encoding PilN domain-containing protein, which yields MSAANLLPWRQQQKRHCLRFWGLLFTGSLLVTLGLWTARRADAPLQAQVFAQRQASDVALRQALAQRQTQWTARIVQRQQQQRWAQKKAQTEAWQTILIALARALPEQAWLAQLRFQHSTLSLSGYAATLPALAALERALRQLPGFTPAAPGEMRQDAQGRWQFSWALTRKEQADADPS from the coding sequence ATGAGCGCGGCCAATCTGCTGCCGTGGCGTCAGCAACAAAAACGCCACTGCCTGCGCTTCTGGGGCTTGCTGTTCACCGGCTCGCTGCTGGTAACGCTGGGGCTCTGGACCGCCCGGCGGGCCGACGCCCCGCTGCAAGCGCAGGTTTTCGCGCAGCGACAGGCCAGCGATGTGGCGCTGAGGCAGGCGCTGGCGCAGCGGCAAACGCAGTGGACGGCGCGTATTGTTCAGCGCCAGCAACAGCAGCGCTGGGCGCAAAAAAAAGCGCAGACGGAGGCATGGCAGACGATCCTCATCGCCCTGGCCCGCGCCCTGCCGGAGCAGGCATGGCTGGCGCAGCTCCGTTTCCAGCACTCTACCCTCTCCCTGAGTGGCTACGCCGCCACGTTACCGGCGCTTGCGGCGCTGGAGAGAGCGCTACGCCAGCTGCCGGGGTTTACCCCCGCCGCGCCCGGCGAGATGCGCCAGGACGCGCAGGGGCGCTGGCAATTTAGCTGGGCGCTGACCCGCAAGGAGCAGGCTGATGCGGATCCCTCCTGA
- a CDS encoding HofO family protein — protein sequence MRIPPDIWYALSPRWRWLCWGLSSGLMLLCVIGGQLGMQQQQLATHQAQHARDAAINGRLWTAVRKLSPVEEAPSSVASRPFSPLEFDTGELRMVRWQPVSAGGELVVEAVWGQIPGLFATLAQRDVAVARFTLQPEQQKLRLTLHLERQNAG from the coding sequence ATGCGGATCCCTCCTGACATCTGGTACGCGTTGTCCCCGCGCTGGCGCTGGCTGTGCTGGGGCCTCAGCTCAGGGTTGATGCTGCTCTGCGTGATCGGGGGGCAGCTAGGCATGCAGCAGCAACAGCTTGCCACGCATCAGGCTCAGCACGCGCGTGACGCGGCGATCAACGGCCGCTTATGGACCGCGGTGCGTAAGCTCTCGCCCGTTGAGGAGGCGCCATCGTCCGTGGCGTCACGGCCCTTTTCGCCGCTGGAGTTCGATACCGGTGAGCTACGCATGGTGCGCTGGCAACCCGTCAGTGCTGGAGGCGAACTGGTGGTCGAGGCGGTCTGGGGGCAGATCCCCGGGCTGTTTGCCACTCTCGCCCAACGCGACGTGGCGGTGGCGCGTTTTACGCTCCAGCCAGAACAGCAAAAGCTGCGCCTCACCCTGCACCTGGAGCGCCAGAATGCGGGTTAG